In one Kitasatospora cineracea genomic region, the following are encoded:
- a CDS encoding MBL fold metallo-hydrolase → MRLTKHAHACVTLTKDDARMVVDPGAFTPDAAQAVAGAAAVLITHEHFDHFDEEVIGAALEARPELRVYGPAAVVARWTAARRGQVTAVAAGDAFTAAGFDVTVHGDLHAAIHRDIPRVANLGYLVDGRVYHPGDAYHVPEAPVGTLLLPAAGPWTRTGEAADYVRAVAPGRLVQIHEAMLSEIGQQSMARILSPGMLTDVPLEIVPPGDSIEV, encoded by the coding sequence ATGCGGCTGACCAAGCACGCCCACGCCTGCGTGACGCTCACCAAGGACGACGCCCGGATGGTCGTCGACCCCGGCGCCTTCACGCCCGACGCCGCGCAGGCGGTGGCCGGCGCGGCGGCGGTGCTGATCACCCACGAGCACTTCGACCACTTCGACGAGGAGGTGATCGGCGCGGCCCTGGAGGCTCGCCCCGAGCTGCGGGTCTACGGCCCCGCCGCGGTCGTGGCGCGGTGGACGGCGGCCCGGCGCGGCCAGGTGACGGCCGTCGCCGCCGGGGACGCGTTCACCGCGGCCGGCTTCGACGTCACCGTCCACGGCGACCTGCACGCCGCCATCCACCGCGACATCCCGCGCGTCGCCAACCTCGGCTACCTGGTCGACGGGCGGGTCTACCACCCGGGCGACGCCTACCACGTGCCCGAGGCCCCGGTCGGCACGCTGCTGCTGCCCGCCGCCGGCCCGTGGACCAGGACCGGCGAGGCCGCCGACTACGTCCGGGCGGTCGCCCCCGGGCGGTTGGTGCAGATCCACGAGGCGATGCTCAGCGAGATCGGACAGCAGTCGATGGCCCGCATCCTCAGCCCGGGCATGCTCACCGACGTCCCGCTGGAGATCGTGCCGCCCGGCGACAGCATCGAGGTCTAG
- a CDS encoding 4-oxalocrotonate tautomerase family protein, translated as MPFANFKVPAGTLAAEQKQLIVDRVTDLYAEIYGERARQNTMVLVEEVTDGGWGIGGHVLTAAMLNGAA; from the coding sequence GTGCCTTTCGCCAACTTCAAGGTCCCCGCCGGCACCCTGGCCGCGGAGCAGAAGCAGCTGATCGTCGACCGCGTCACCGACCTGTACGCCGAGATCTACGGTGAGCGAGCCCGCCAGAACACCATGGTGCTGGTCGAGGAGGTCACCGACGGCGGCTGGGGCATCGGCGGCCACGTCCTGACCGCCGCCATGCTCAACGGCGCCGCGTAG
- a CDS encoding VOC family protein yields the protein MNLVSVRLITADVDRLVAFYEHATGLTAARATLDFAELRTPAGTLAIGSTRTVPLFAPGSAEPAANRSAIVEFLVEDVDLLHRRLADGGAEFVSGPTTLPWGNRSLLLRDPDGTLVNFFTPVTPEARSRQGV from the coding sequence ATGAACCTCGTCTCCGTCCGACTGATCACCGCCGACGTCGACCGCCTGGTCGCGTTCTACGAGCACGCCACCGGCCTGACCGCCGCCCGGGCCACCCTCGACTTCGCCGAACTCCGCACGCCCGCCGGGACGTTGGCGATCGGCAGCACCCGCACCGTGCCGCTGTTCGCCCCGGGCTCGGCCGAGCCGGCCGCGAACCGCAGCGCCATCGTGGAGTTCCTGGTCGAGGACGTCGACCTGCTGCACCGCCGACTGGCCGACGGCGGCGCGGAGTTCGTCAGCGGGCCGACCACCCTGCCGTGGGGCAACCGCTCGCTGCTGCTCCGCGACCCGGACGGCACCCTGGTCAACTTCTTCACGCCGGTGACGCCGGAAGCCCGGTCCCGGCAGGGAGTCTGA
- a CDS encoding SDR family NAD(P)-dependent oxidoreductase encodes MTTQEFAGRTALVTGGASGIGLATATLLAERGAQVAVADYNLDGARAAAAAIEATGAKALAVQLDVTDPASVEAAVRATVDGLGPLSLAVNNAGIGGPSAPTGEYEPEAWRRVLATNLDGVFYSMRYELPELLAAGGGSIVNMASILGTNGFAGSPAYVAAKHGVVGLTKTAAIEYAPQGVRVNAVGPGFIDTPLLKDTDPEGRELLISLHPAGRLGRAEEVAELTVFLLSDRASFVTGSYHLVDGGYAAR; translated from the coding sequence ATGACCACCCAGGAGTTCGCCGGCCGCACCGCCCTCGTCACCGGAGGCGCCTCCGGCATCGGCCTGGCGACCGCCACCCTGCTCGCCGAGCGGGGCGCGCAGGTCGCCGTCGCCGACTACAACCTGGACGGCGCCCGCGCGGCCGCCGCCGCGATCGAGGCCACCGGCGCGAAGGCGCTGGCCGTGCAGCTCGACGTCACCGACCCGGCCTCGGTCGAGGCCGCCGTCCGGGCCACCGTGGACGGCCTCGGCCCGCTCAGCCTCGCCGTCAACAACGCGGGCATCGGCGGCCCGTCCGCCCCCACCGGCGAGTACGAGCCGGAGGCGTGGCGCCGGGTGCTGGCCACCAACCTGGACGGCGTCTTCTACTCGATGCGCTACGAACTGCCGGAGCTGCTGGCGGCCGGCGGCGGCTCGATCGTCAACATGGCCTCGATCCTCGGCACCAACGGCTTCGCCGGCTCGCCCGCGTACGTCGCCGCCAAGCACGGCGTGGTCGGCCTGACCAAGACCGCCGCGATCGAGTACGCCCCGCAGGGCGTGCGGGTCAACGCCGTCGGCCCCGGCTTCATCGACACCCCGCTGCTGAAGGACACCGACCCGGAGGGCCGCGAGCTGCTGATCTCGCTGCACCCCGCCGGACGGCTCGGCCGGGCCGAGGAGGTCGCCGAGCTGACCGTGTTCCTGCTGTCCGACCGGGCGTCCTTCGTCACCGGCAGCTACCACCTGGTCGACGGCGGCTACGCCGCCCGCTGA
- a CDS encoding TetR/AcrR family transcriptional regulator, producing MHDAGTTGTAPAGTTPTGTAPAGTAPAGTAPRGTGDLRSRMLEAAEDLLEESADNDVSTRAVCEAVGVKQPVLYRLFGDKNGLLMALVAHGFERYIDRKRALAVTADPVADLRAGWDDHMVFALTNRALYRLMFSPVLPEVPEPATRIFDMLKQTLDRCAAAGALRIPTEQAAQAILAANVGVTLSMLSQPDRFADPALSTRVRDAVFASCLNGSAAAPAPEEDRLASAARQLEAQLKQRPGPLGEAETALLLVWLNTLQQPPAS from the coding sequence ATGCACGACGCCGGCACCACCGGTACCGCCCCCGCAGGTACCACCCCCACCGGCACCGCCCCCGCCGGCACCGCCCCCGCCGGCACCGCCCCCCGGGGGACCGGCGACCTCCGTTCCCGGATGCTCGAGGCCGCCGAGGACCTGCTGGAGGAGTCCGCGGACAACGACGTCTCGACCCGCGCCGTGTGCGAGGCGGTCGGCGTCAAGCAGCCGGTGCTGTACCGCCTGTTCGGCGACAAGAACGGCCTGCTGATGGCGCTGGTCGCGCACGGCTTCGAGCGCTACATCGACCGCAAGCGGGCCCTCGCCGTCACCGCCGACCCGGTCGCCGACCTGCGGGCGGGCTGGGACGACCACATGGTCTTCGCGCTGACCAACCGGGCGCTGTACCGGCTGATGTTCTCGCCCGTCCTGCCCGAGGTGCCCGAACCGGCCACCCGGATCTTCGACATGCTCAAGCAGACCCTGGACCGGTGCGCGGCGGCCGGCGCCCTGCGGATCCCCACCGAGCAGGCCGCGCAGGCGATCCTGGCGGCCAACGTCGGCGTCACCCTGAGCATGCTCTCCCAGCCCGACCGCTTCGCCGACCCGGCGCTGTCCACCCGGGTCCGGGACGCGGTCTTCGCCTCCTGCCTGAACGGGTCGGCCGCCGCGCCCGCCCCCGAGGAGGACCGACTCGCCTCCGCCGCCCGCCAGTTGGAGGCCCAGCTGAAGCAGCGCCCCGGCCCGCTGGGCGAGGCGGAGACGGCCCTGCTGCTGGTCTGGCTGAACACCCTCCAGCAGCCGCCCGCCTCCTGA
- a CDS encoding MarR family winged helix-turn-helix transcriptional regulator has protein sequence MAHPSPSPEPRTGRPAAERLAAELRTAISGLVRAGRPHDQLAPIPATVLDLLDRQGPMTTAELAASRGVRHQTMAATVKELTEAGHLTAGPHPDDARKKVLTLTARGRNAIEADRRQRVGLLARALTASLDESEQLLLARALPLLDRIAAELGATDEADEADGAGGASTAGSAGRAGDRGPISGAW, from the coding sequence ATGGCACACCCCTCCCCCTCCCCCGAGCCCCGGACCGGACGGCCCGCCGCCGAGCGGCTCGCGGCCGAACTGCGGACGGCGATCAGCGGCCTGGTCCGGGCCGGCCGGCCGCACGACCAGCTCGCCCCCATCCCGGCGACGGTGCTGGACCTGCTCGACCGGCAGGGCCCGATGACCACCGCAGAACTCGCGGCGAGCCGCGGCGTGCGGCACCAGACCATGGCCGCCACGGTCAAGGAGCTCACCGAGGCCGGCCACCTGACCGCCGGGCCGCACCCGGACGACGCCCGCAAGAAGGTGCTCACCCTGACCGCGCGGGGCCGGAACGCGATCGAGGCCGACCGGCGGCAGCGGGTGGGCCTGCTCGCCCGGGCGCTCACCGCGAGCCTGGACGAGTCCGAGCAGCTGCTGCTGGCCCGGGCCCTCCCCCTACTGGACCGGATCGCGGCCGAACTGGGCGCCACGGACGAGGCGGACGAGGCGGACGGCGCGGGCGGAGCGAGCACGGCGGGCAGCGCGGGACGGGCGGGCGACCGGGGGCCGATCAGCGGAGCCTGGTGA
- a CDS encoding helix-turn-helix transcriptional regulator yields MTRPLARVLALLELLQSGGVRTVAELAERLEVDERTVRRYVAHLVDLDLPVESVRGRYGGYRLAPGHRMPPLMLTEEEALAALFGLAAAQRAGLSAASATAGETAAAKIRRVLPPRLAHRLDALLSALAFTAAPAAAASAAAPDPEALLTVADAVRHRRPLAFRYTGAAGRADDPAGSRTRERTVRPYGLVLHAGCWYLTGWDTGADAERLFRLDRLAAPRPLPGTFEPPAGPDPAERVLHALATAPHRHRVRLRIRADAARIRAQLPAGLALVGEPDAEGWSDVELRVAELDWLPGVLAALDRPFTIVEPDELRGLVAALAERLAAAARPD; encoded by the coding sequence ATGACCCGACCCCTGGCCCGCGTCCTCGCCCTGCTGGAACTGCTACAGTCCGGCGGCGTCCGCACCGTCGCGGAGCTGGCCGAACGGCTGGAGGTGGACGAGCGCACCGTCCGCCGGTACGTCGCGCACCTGGTCGACCTCGACCTGCCGGTGGAGTCGGTCCGCGGCCGCTACGGCGGCTACCGGCTCGCACCCGGGCACCGGATGCCGCCGCTGATGCTCACCGAGGAGGAGGCGCTGGCGGCCCTGTTCGGCCTGGCCGCCGCGCAGCGGGCGGGGCTGTCCGCCGCCTCCGCCACCGCGGGCGAGACGGCCGCCGCGAAGATCCGCCGGGTCCTGCCGCCCCGGCTCGCCCACCGCCTGGACGCCCTGCTGTCGGCCCTGGCCTTCACCGCCGCGCCCGCCGCCGCGGCCTCCGCTGCCGCTCCGGACCCGGAGGCGCTGCTGACCGTCGCCGACGCGGTGCGCCACCGCCGCCCGCTGGCCTTCCGCTACACCGGCGCTGCCGGCCGCGCCGACGACCCCGCCGGCAGCCGCACCCGCGAGCGGACCGTCCGGCCGTACGGGCTGGTGCTGCACGCGGGCTGCTGGTACCTGACCGGGTGGGACACCGGGGCGGACGCGGAGCGGCTGTTCCGGCTCGACCGGCTGGCCGCGCCCCGCCCGCTGCCGGGCACCTTCGAGCCGCCCGCCGGGCCGGACCCGGCCGAGCGCGTCCTGCACGCCCTGGCCACCGCCCCGCACCGGCACCGCGTCCGGCTGCGGATCCGGGCGGACGCCGCCCGGATCCGGGCGCAGCTGCCGGCCGGGCTGGCCCTGGTCGGCGAACCGGACGCCGAAGGCTGGTCGGACGTCGAGCTGCGGGTGGCCGAACTCGACTGGCTCCCGGGCGTGTTGGCGGCCCTCGACCGCCCGTTCACGATCGTCGAACCGGACGAACTCCGCGGCCTGGTCGCGGCCTTGGCCGAGCGGCTGGCCGCCGCGGCCCGCCCGGACTGA
- a CDS encoding siderophore-interacting protein: protein MSDLPIRRLTVTAVHRPTPRTARVTFALPPGGFALAGPDQQVELHFPRPGRDRPELPAPAPGQDLVGRYHAGPAARRPWTRPFTLRAHDAELHTVDVDFVLHGADEAGGGEGGGGEGGAGGPAAAWAARARPGQVLAMSGPSPESARPFPLDGGRPLLLACDESALPALGTLVEALPADARAHAWIEVAGPEEHQPLLGFGDLTAHWVHRGDAPHGARLLAALRSAALPPDPGPAWLAGEAATVRALRRHLVEDRGLPRSAVHSTGYWRTRLTQDDAPTPEDLADARELLRQSQPG, encoded by the coding sequence GTGTCCGACCTGCCGATCCGCCGCCTGACCGTCACCGCGGTGCACCGGCCCACGCCGCGGACCGCCCGGGTCACCTTCGCGCTGCCGCCCGGCGGGTTCGCCCTGGCCGGGCCCGACCAGCAGGTCGAACTGCACTTCCCGCGCCCCGGCCGGGACCGCCCCGAACTCCCCGCCCCGGCCCCCGGCCAGGACCTGGTGGGCCGGTACCACGCCGGCCCCGCGGCCCGCCGCCCCTGGACGCGGCCCTTCACCCTGCGCGCCCACGACGCCGAACTCCACACCGTGGACGTCGACTTCGTCCTGCACGGAGCCGACGAGGCCGGTGGCGGTGAGGGCGGTGGCGGGGAGGGCGGTGCGGGCGGCCCGGCCGCCGCGTGGGCCGCGCGGGCCCGGCCCGGGCAGGTGCTGGCGATGTCCGGGCCCTCCCCCGAGTCCGCCCGCCCGTTCCCGCTGGACGGCGGCCGGCCGCTGCTGCTCGCCTGCGACGAGTCCGCGCTGCCCGCCCTCGGCACCCTGGTCGAGGCCCTGCCGGCCGACGCCCGGGCCCACGCCTGGATCGAGGTCGCCGGCCCCGAGGAGCACCAACCCCTGCTCGGCTTCGGCGACTTGACCGCCCACTGGGTGCACCGCGGGGACGCCCCGCACGGCGCCCGCCTGCTCGCCGCCCTCCGCTCCGCCGCGCTCCCGCCCGACCCCGGCCCCGCCTGGCTGGCCGGCGAGGCCGCCACCGTCCGCGCCCTCCGCCGCCACCTGGTCGAGGACCGCGGCCTCCCCCGCTCCGCCGTCCACTCCACCGGCTACTGGCGCACCCGCCTCACCCAGGACGACGCCCCCACCCCCGAGGACCTCGCCGACGCCCGCGAACTCCTCCGCCAGTCCCAGCCCGGCTGA
- a CDS encoding pyridoxamine 5'-phosphate oxidase family protein: MTTWQEFEQQAPGLAPRIRARFEAYKHHVLATLTKDGSPRVSGTEVDFHGPELYLGSMAGAVKAADLRRDGRCALHANPGPGTDLAGGDAELSLRAVELTDPAEIAGYEAGLPEPPPGRYHAFRLELTGAVLTEVAGDHLVISSWHPGGPVRVVERR; encoded by the coding sequence ATGACGACCTGGCAGGAGTTCGAGCAGCAGGCCCCCGGCCTCGCCCCGCGGATCCGGGCCCGCTTCGAGGCGTACAAGCACCACGTCCTGGCCACCCTCACCAAGGACGGCTCGCCCCGGGTGAGCGGCACCGAAGTCGACTTCCACGGGCCCGAGTTGTACCTCGGTTCGATGGCCGGCGCGGTCAAGGCCGCCGACCTGCGCCGGGACGGCCGCTGCGCGCTGCACGCCAACCCCGGGCCCGGCACCGACCTGGCCGGCGGGGACGCCGAACTCTCGCTGCGCGCCGTCGAGTTGACCGACCCGGCGGAGATCGCCGGGTACGAGGCGGGCCTGCCCGAACCCCCGCCCGGCCGCTACCACGCGTTCCGGCTGGAGCTCACCGGCGCGGTGCTGACCGAGGTCGCGGGCGACCACCTGGTGATCAGCAGCTGGCACCCGGGCGGCCCCGTCCGGGTGGTCGAACGCCGTTAG
- a CDS encoding NAD(P)-dependent alcohol dehydrogenase has translation MKAVQYRTVGGHPEVVTVPDPEPGPGQVLLKVTAAGVCHSDIAVMSWSAEQLPFPLPLTLGHEGVGTVAGFGAGVTGLTEGESVAVYGPWGCGSCAKCAEGKENYCLRATELGIMPPGLGAPGAMAEYLVVDDPRHLVPLGDLDPVRTVPLTDAGLTPYHAIKRSLPKLLPGSTAVVIGTGGLGHVAIQLLRTMTAARVIALDVTEEKLALARTVGAHEAVLSDGAAAGKVRELTAGLGAQAVFDFVGAPPTTALAGQLAAVEGDVTIVGIGGGTLAVGFGATPYEVSVTAPYWGSRSELIEVLDLARAGAVDVHVETYGIDEAPLAYERLHAGKINGRAVILPNG, from the coding sequence ATGAAGGCAGTCCAGTACCGCACCGTCGGCGGCCACCCCGAGGTGGTCACCGTCCCCGATCCCGAGCCCGGCCCCGGGCAGGTGCTGCTGAAGGTCACCGCCGCGGGCGTCTGCCACTCCGACATCGCCGTGATGAGCTGGTCCGCCGAGCAGCTGCCGTTCCCGCTGCCGTTGACCCTCGGCCACGAGGGCGTCGGCACCGTCGCCGGGTTCGGCGCGGGCGTCACCGGCCTCACCGAGGGCGAGTCGGTGGCCGTGTACGGCCCGTGGGGCTGCGGCAGCTGCGCCAAGTGCGCGGAGGGCAAGGAGAACTACTGCCTGCGGGCCACCGAACTCGGCATCATGCCGCCCGGGTTGGGCGCGCCCGGCGCGATGGCCGAGTACCTGGTCGTCGACGACCCGCGGCACCTCGTCCCGCTCGGCGACCTCGACCCGGTCCGCACCGTCCCGCTCACCGACGCCGGGCTGACGCCGTACCACGCGATCAAGCGCTCGCTGCCGAAGCTGCTGCCCGGCTCGACGGCAGTGGTGATCGGCACCGGCGGCCTCGGGCACGTGGCGATCCAGCTGCTGCGGACGATGACCGCGGCCCGGGTGATCGCGCTCGACGTCACCGAGGAGAAGCTCGCCCTGGCCCGCACGGTCGGCGCGCACGAGGCGGTCCTCTCGGACGGTGCGGCGGCCGGCAAGGTGCGCGAACTCACCGCCGGGCTGGGCGCGCAGGCCGTCTTCGACTTCGTCGGCGCCCCGCCCACCACGGCCCTGGCCGGGCAGCTGGCCGCCGTCGAGGGCGACGTCACCATCGTGGGCATCGGCGGCGGCACCCTGGCGGTCGGCTTCGGCGCGACGCCGTACGAGGTCTCCGTCACCGCCCCGTACTGGGGCAGCCGCTCCGAGCTGATCGAGGTCCTCGACCTGGCCCGGGCCGGCGCGGTCGACGTGCACGTCGAGACGTACGGCATCGACGAGGCGCCGCTCGCCTACGAGCGCCTGCACGCGGGCAAGATCAACGGCCGGGCGGTGATCCTCCCCAACGGCTGA
- a CDS encoding DUF1697 domain-containing protein — METYIAFLRAINVGGRTVKMDRLRELFAGLGLEGVRTYIQSGNVFFRTAETDRAALAARIEAGLADGLGYPVPVMLRTVEEVEALLALDPFAAVEPAEDKRLCVLFLSEPLPDEVAAALPVASSKGDWELVGATADAAFVVMYVRNGRLNGNPATAFPKSYRGQATSRFFHTTAKIAAAARKG; from the coding sequence ATGGAGACCTACATCGCCTTCCTGCGGGCGATCAACGTCGGCGGCCGCACCGTGAAGATGGACCGGCTGCGGGAGCTGTTCGCCGGGCTGGGCCTGGAGGGCGTGCGGACGTACATCCAGAGCGGGAACGTCTTCTTCCGCACCGCCGAGACCGACCGGGCGGCGCTGGCGGCCAGGATCGAGGCGGGCCTGGCGGACGGGCTCGGCTACCCCGTGCCGGTGATGCTGCGGACGGTCGAGGAGGTCGAGGCGCTGCTCGCGCTCGACCCGTTCGCCGCGGTCGAGCCCGCCGAGGACAAGCGGCTGTGCGTGCTGTTCCTCTCCGAGCCGCTGCCGGACGAGGTCGCCGCCGCGCTGCCGGTCGCCTCGTCGAAGGGCGACTGGGAGCTGGTCGGCGCCACCGCGGACGCGGCGTTCGTGGTGATGTACGTGCGCAACGGCCGGCTGAACGGGAACCCGGCCACCGCCTTCCCCAAGTCCTACCGGGGGCAGGCGACTTCGCGGTTCTTCCACACCACCGCGAAGATCGCCGCCGCGGCCCGCAAGGGCTGA
- a CDS encoding DUF1152 domain-containing protein, giving the protein MTSLLQPPLLTRLLGAERILIAGAGGGFDVYAGLPLALALRAAGREVHLANFSFSSLHGLDPDVWAAPELARITPDVRSADRYFPERSLARWLRDHQLPDTVWAFPPTGVQPLRAAYRALVDLLGIDAILLVDGGTDILLRGDEVGLGTPEEDMTSLAAVAGLDEVPQRLVACLGFGIDAYHGVSHSLVLENLAALHRDGGYLGAFSIPADSPEAAHYLDAVAHARDECPEHPSIVHGSVAAALRGEFGDVRFTERTGSSALFINPLMTLYFGATVEALAARHLYLDRLEYTVLLGQVAAAIGRFQDSLPRQRPPRAFPH; this is encoded by the coding sequence GTGACGAGTCTCCTGCAACCGCCGCTGCTCACCCGCCTGCTGGGCGCCGAACGGATCCTGATCGCCGGGGCGGGCGGCGGCTTCGACGTGTACGCGGGACTGCCGCTCGCCCTCGCGCTGCGGGCCGCCGGGCGCGAAGTGCACCTGGCGAACTTCTCGTTCAGCAGCCTGCACGGGCTGGACCCGGACGTCTGGGCGGCCCCCGAACTGGCCCGGATCACGCCGGACGTCCGCTCGGCCGACCGGTACTTCCCCGAACGCTCGCTGGCCCGCTGGCTGCGCGACCACCAACTGCCGGACACCGTCTGGGCGTTCCCGCCCACCGGGGTGCAACCGCTGCGGGCGGCGTACCGGGCGCTGGTCGACCTGCTCGGCATCGACGCGATCCTGCTGGTGGACGGCGGCACCGACATCCTGCTGCGCGGCGACGAGGTCGGACTCGGCACCCCGGAGGAGGACATGACCTCGCTCGCCGCCGTCGCCGGACTCGACGAGGTCCCGCAACGCCTGGTCGCCTGCCTGGGGTTCGGCATCGACGCGTACCACGGCGTCAGCCACAGCCTGGTGCTGGAGAACCTCGCCGCCCTGCACCGCGACGGCGGCTACCTCGGCGCGTTCTCCATCCCCGCCGACTCCCCCGAGGCCGCCCACTACCTGGACGCCGTCGCCCACGCCCGCGACGAGTGCCCCGAGCACCCCAGCATCGTGCACGGCTCGGTCGCGGCCGCGCTGCGCGGCGAGTTCGGCGACGTCCGCTTCACCGAACGCACCGGCAGCAGCGCCCTGTTCATCAACCCGCTGATGACGCTGTACTTCGGCGCCACCGTCGAAGCCCTCGCCGCCCGGCACCTCTACCTGGACCGCCTGGAATACACCGTCCTGCTCGGCCAGGTCGCCGCCGCCATCGGCCGCTTCCAGGACTCTCTCCCCCGACAGCGCCCGCCCCGGGCCTTCCCGCACTGA
- a CDS encoding arsenate reductase family protein encodes MEIWINPQCSKCRTAQGELDAAGVEYTVRRYLEEPPTAAELTEVLGRLGLEPWDVARLDEAVAKELGLRSWGREDADRARWVAAMAANPVLIQRPIITADDGYTVIGRTPDAVQDVLSH; translated from the coding sequence ATGGAGATCTGGATCAACCCGCAGTGCAGCAAGTGCCGCACCGCCCAGGGCGAACTCGACGCGGCCGGCGTGGAGTACACCGTGCGCCGCTACCTGGAGGAGCCGCCGACGGCCGCCGAACTCACCGAGGTGCTGGGCCGGTTGGGCCTGGAGCCGTGGGACGTGGCCCGGCTGGACGAGGCCGTGGCCAAGGAGCTGGGCCTGCGCTCCTGGGGCCGCGAGGACGCCGACCGGGCCCGCTGGGTGGCCGCGATGGCCGCCAACCCGGTCCTCATCCAGCGTCCGATCATCACCGCGGACGACGGCTACACCGTGATCGGGCGGACCCCGGACGCGGTGCAGGACGTGCTCTCGCACTGA
- a CDS encoding SDR family oxidoreductase, whose protein sequence is MSNTEAAPRVALVTGGSGGIGRAVVRQLAAAGYPVAVHYSGNRAKAEALVAEVVGAGGRAVAVGGDVADEHAMAAAFDLVEAEFGGLDVVVHTAGVMRLAPVAELDLADFDEVQRVNVRGTFVVAQQAARRLRRGGALINFSTSVVGLQFPAYGAYAASKGAVEALTLVLARELRGRDVTVNTVAPGPTATAMFLDGKDAATIDRLAAQPPLERLGTPEDIAELAVFLAGPAGRWINGQNIRSNGGIV, encoded by the coding sequence ATGTCCAACACCGAAGCAGCACCCCGGGTCGCCCTGGTCACCGGAGGTTCCGGCGGCATCGGCCGGGCCGTGGTCCGACAGCTCGCCGCCGCCGGGTACCCCGTCGCCGTCCACTACTCCGGCAACCGGGCCAAGGCCGAAGCGCTGGTCGCCGAGGTCGTCGGGGCCGGGGGGCGGGCGGTGGCCGTCGGCGGGGACGTCGCGGACGAGCACGCCATGGCCGCCGCGTTCGACCTGGTGGAGGCCGAGTTCGGCGGGCTGGACGTGGTCGTGCACACCGCGGGGGTGATGCGGCTGGCGCCGGTCGCCGAACTGGACCTGGCCGACTTCGACGAGGTCCAGCGGGTCAACGTCCGCGGCACCTTCGTGGTCGCCCAGCAGGCCGCCCGCCGGCTGCGCCGGGGCGGAGCGCTGATCAACTTCTCCACCTCGGTGGTCGGGTTGCAGTTCCCCGCCTACGGGGCGTACGCAGCCAGCAAGGGCGCGGTCGAGGCACTGACCCTGGTGCTCGCCCGCGAGCTGCGCGGCCGGGACGTCACCGTGAACACCGTCGCCCCCGGCCCCACCGCCACCGCGATGTTCCTGGACGGCAAGGACGCCGCCACCATCGACCGGCTGGCCGCGCAGCCCCCGCTCGAACGGCTCGGCACCCCCGAGGACATCGCCGAACTGGCCGTCTTCCTGGCCGGCCCGGCCGGCCGCTGGATCAACGGCCAGAACATCCGCAGCAACGGCGGGATCGTCTGA
- a CDS encoding DUF1152 domain-containing protein: MTTTDAFLQPPLLTRLLSAERIMIAGAGGGHDVYAGLPLALALRAAGREVHLANLSFTHHYGLDGGAWAGPHLARITPDTPSAEPKFPERSLARWLRDHQLPDTVWAFASTGVKPLRAAYRTLVRRLGIDAILLVDGGTDILLRGDEAGLGTPEEDMASLAAVAGLRNVPQRLVACLGFGVDAHHGVSHALVLENLAALHRDGGYLGAFSIPADSPEAALHLDAVARAREECPERASIVQGSVAAALRGEFGDVRFTEHTGDSTLFVNPLMTLYFGVTVEALAARNLYLDRLEGTATTREIASVIADFREDLPRQRPARPFPH; the protein is encoded by the coding sequence ATGACCACCACCGATGCGTTCCTCCAACCACCGCTGCTCACCCGCCTGTTGAGCGCCGAACGGATCATGATCGCCGGCGCGGGCGGCGGCCACGACGTGTACGCGGGGCTGCCGCTCGCCCTCGCGCTGCGGGCCGCCGGGCGCGAAGTCCACCTGGCGAACCTGTCCTTCACCCACCACTACGGCCTGGACGGCGGGGCCTGGGCCGGACCGCACCTGGCCCGGATCACGCCCGACACCCCGTCCGCCGAACCCAAGTTCCCCGAACGCTCGCTGGCCCGCTGGCTGCGCGACCACCAACTGCCGGATACCGTCTGGGCGTTCGCCTCGACCGGGGTCAAACCGCTGCGGGCCGCCTACCGGACGCTGGTGCGGCGGCTCGGCATCGACGCGATCCTGCTGGTGGACGGCGGCACCGACATCCTGCTGCGCGGCGACGAAGCGGGCCTGGGCACCCCGGAGGAGGACATGGCCTCGCTGGCGGCCGTCGCCGGGCTCCGGAACGTGCCGCAGCGCCTGGTCGCCTGCCTCGGCTTCGGCGTCGACGCCCACCACGGCGTCAGCCACGCCCTGGTGCTGGAGAACCTGGCAGCGCTGCACCGCGACGGCGGCTACCTCGGCGCCTTCTCGATCCCCGCCGACTCCCCCGAGGCCGCGCTCCACCTGGACGCCGTGGCCCGCGCCCGCGAGGAGTGCCCCGAGCGGGCCAGCATCGTGCAGGGCTCGGTCGCGGCCGCGCTGCGCGGCGAGTTCGGCGACGTCCGCTTCACCGAGCACACCGGCGACAGCACGCTGTTCGTCAACCCGCTGATGACGCTCTACTTCGGCGTCACGGTCGAAGCCCTCGCCGCCCGCAACCTCTACCTGGACCGACTGGAGGGCACCGCCACGACCCGGGAGATCGCCTCCGTGATCGCCGACTTCCGCGAGGACCTGCCCCGGCAGCGCCCGGCCCGCCCCTTCCCGCACTGA